A stretch of Thermodesulfobacteriota bacterium DNA encodes these proteins:
- the tuf gene encoding elongation factor Tu, whose amino-acid sequence MSKKRFERTKPHVNIGTIGHVDHGKTTLTSAITRVLSNQGFAEFRSYDSIDNAPEEKERGLTIAIAHVEYETGKRHYAHIDCPGHADYIKNMITGAAQMDGTVLVVSAADGPMPQTREHILLARQVRVPYIVVYLNKADMVDDQELMELVELEVRELLTDYDFPGDEIPVISGSALKALECGCGKRECNNCRSILELMDAVDAYIPEPVRDIDKPFLLPVEDVFSISGRGTVVTGRAERGVIKVGDEVEIVGIRPTLKTVCTGVEMFRKILDQGQAGDNIGVLLRGTKRDEVERGQVVSKPGSITPHKRFKAEVYILAKEEGGRHTPFFNGYRPQFYFRTTDVTGVVALPEGVEMVMPGDNVSLSVDLVTPIAMEKELRFAIREGGRTVGAGVISDIIE is encoded by the coding sequence ATGTCAAAGAAGAGGTTTGAGAGGACTAAGCCGCATGTTAACATAGGTACGATAGGTCATGTTGATCATGGTAAGACGACATTGACTTCAGCGATAACCAGGGTATTGAGTAATCAGGGTTTTGCGGAGTTTAGGTCTTATGATAGTATAGACAATGCGCCGGAGGAGAAGGAGCGTGGGTTAACGATAGCGATAGCGCATGTGGAGTATGAGACGGGGAAGAGGCATTATGCGCATATAGATTGTCCTGGGCATGCGGATTACATAAAGAACATGATTACAGGTGCGGCGCAGATGGATGGTACGGTTTTAGTGGTTAGTGCTGCGGATGGTCCGATGCCTCAGACGAGAGAGCACATATTATTAGCCAGGCAGGTTAGAGTGCCTTACATAGTTGTATATTTGAACAAGGCGGACATGGTAGATGATCAGGAGTTAATGGAGTTAGTGGAGTTAGAGGTTAGAGAGCTTTTGACTGATTATGATTTTCCTGGGGATGAGATACCTGTTATATCTGGGTCAGCGCTTAAGGCGTTGGAGTGTGGTTGTGGCAAGAGAGAGTGTAATAATTGTAGGAGTATATTGGAGTTAATGGATGCGGTAGATGCGTATATTCCTGAGCCTGTTCGGGACATAGACAAGCCGTTTTTATTACCTGTGGAGGATGTTTTCAGCATATCTGGCAGGGGTACAGTAGTGACAGGCAGGGCTGAGCGTGGGGTAATCAAGGTAGGGGATGAGGTTGAGATAGTGGGGATAAGGCCGACATTGAAGACAGTATGTACAGGGGTTGAGATGTTCAGGAAGATATTGGATCAGGGTCAGGCTGGGGACAACATAGGGGTATTACTTCGGGGGACGAAGCGGGACGAGGTAGAGCGTGGGCAGGTTGTATCGAAGCCTGGCAGTATAACTCCACACAAGAGGTTTAAGGCGGAGGTTTACATATTGGCGAAGGAGGAGGGGGGTAGGCACACTCCGTTTTTCAATGGTTATAGGCCGCAGTTTTATTTTAGGACTACAGATGTTACTGGGGTAGTGGCGTTACCGGAGGGGGTAGAGATGGTAATGCCTGGAGACAATGTATCGTTGAGTGTAGATTTGGTAACTCCGATAGCGATGGAGAAGGAGTTGAGGTTTGCTATTCGTGAAGGTGGTAGAACTGTAGGCGCTGGTGTGATAAGTGATATTATTGAATAA
- the rpsJ gene encoding 30S ribosomal protein S10 has translation MNEQSKKIRIRLKAYDYRLLDQSAEEIVETAKRTGAKVAGPIPLPTVINKYCVLRSPHVDKKSREQFEIRTHKRLLDIMESTQQTIDALMKLDLSAGVDVEIKL, from the coding sequence ATGAATGAACAAAGTAAAAAGATAAGAATTCGTTTAAAGGCCTACGATTACAGACTTTTAGATCAGTCTGCCGAAGAGATCGTTGAGACTGCTAAAAGGACTGGGGCAAAGGTTGCTGGACCTATACCTCTTCCTACAGTGATTAATAAGTATTGTGTTTTACGTTCCCCTCATGTTGACAAGAAATCCAGGGAACAATTTGAAATAAGAACCCATAAGAGACTTTTAGATATAATGGAGTCAACTCAGCAGACAATTGATGCCCTTATGAAGTTAGACCTCTCAGCAGGGGTTGATGTAGAAATTAAACTGTAG